In a genomic window of Ruminococcus albus 7 = DSM 20455:
- a CDS encoding GIY-YIG nuclease family protein codes for MKNKKDAIDSFKRRLTKKHCNEFDNNQLLVPGRIFMFENWTGVHEAEIILYDKENLTVQFRNLFYNIEEIWTLDNLFIFDEEYLKTICAQAEDYGLLTDDKWKNENYIMDAGVYILHNDNKPIDRGYYTGQAKGKSGGLSGRLCDHVKNEDSKIDKAIKENEPFSLKVIKLANTDYEEINALEVALIAYYKSWDNWNKDGYNANRGPNCAGERAITKELL; via the coding sequence ATGAAGAACAAAAAAGATGCAATTGATTCTTTTAAAAGAAGATTGACAAAAAAACACTGTAATGAATTTGATAACAATCAGTTATTAGTTCCCGGAAGAATTTTTATGTTTGAAAACTGGACTGGTGTACATGAAGCAGAAATTATACTATACGATAAAGAAAACTTAACAGTACAATTTCGTAATTTGTTTTATAATATAGAAGAAATATGGACTTTAGATAATTTATTTATTTTTGACGAAGAATATCTCAAAACAATTTGTGCTCAAGCTGAAGATTATGGACTGTTGACTGATGACAAGTGGAAAAATGAAAACTATATAATGGATGCTGGTGTATACATTCTACACAACGATAATAAACCTATCGATAGAGGATACTATACAGGACAGGCTAAAGGAAAATCTGGCGGATTAAGTGGAAGGCTTTGTGATCACGTCAAAAATGAAGACTCGAAAATAGATAAAGCAATAAAGGAAAATGAACCATTTTCGCTTAAAGTTATAAAGTTAGCTAATACTGATTATGAGGAAATTAATGCACTTGAAGTTGCACTAATTGCGTACTATAAAAGTTGGGATAATTGGAATAAAGACGGATATAATGCTAATAGAGGTCCAAATTGTGCTGGAGAAAGAGCAATAACCAAAGAATTACTATAA
- a CDS encoding YqiA/YcfP family alpha/beta fold hydrolase: MRILNIHGYNGSPENSAYKALAKLGHEIISPAFDYENESPDNIMDRLSSIAEEKSPDIIVGTSLGGFYAAVLSAELDIPVITVNPFLMPFLTFPEHIKPLIALFGELSKIKSENVSCIVGSDDEVLGDHTFTKDLLDNQRFRIIDGGKHSGATIPLEEYFGEVIK; encoded by the coding sequence ATGCGTATACTCAATATCCACGGCTACAACGGAAGCCCCGAGAACAGCGCTTATAAGGCGCTTGCAAAACTTGGTCACGAGATCATCTCACCCGCTTTTGACTATGAGAACGAATCTCCCGACAATATCATGGACAGGCTTAGCAGTATTGCTGAGGAAAAGTCTCCCGATATCATTGTCGGCACAAGTCTGGGCGGATTTTATGCGGCGGTGCTGTCTGCTGAACTTGATATCCCCGTGATAACGGTGAACCCGTTCCTCATGCCTTTTCTGACATTCCCCGAACATATCAAGCCACTGATAGCGCTGTTTGGTGAGCTTTCAAAAATCAAAAGCGAGAACGTCAGCTGTATCGTCGGTTCGGACGATGAGGTGCTGGGAGATCACACGTTCACTAAAGATCTTCTGGATAATCAGCGTTTTCGCATCATCGATGGCGGCAAACATTCGGGAGCGACTATTCCGCTTGAGGAATATTTCGGAGAGGTGATCAAATAA
- a CDS encoding sigma-70 family RNA polymerase sigma factor, with translation MITREEIIELTNEDIVRIYQDLESQFTKREKELAATVLIEKNIGLITSTLKHFTTNKRTSWDELMQAGRYGIFYAAKRYKFNEGTQFHTFAVSQIKAAILDELNKATSNSSNHYMINEKKIKMAIADIQAIKGANYYPNADEIRSCILANRGEDIPTTTIERCMVGSRQNEAQSLDDDNFNHSIPDLTATCEEIVDQQYMKSDVEKALDRLPPAERFVLIHKHGFVNGIEYSDSQIANLMNQQAMFIKMNKGKKISNFIVGKYAKNGELLISRDAKLQVYGQKVSALAKVKEEWNMETISTKAACDFCDEIGDSILRDFFDRKESMDDVI, from the coding sequence ATGATCACAAGAGAAGAGATAATAGAACTTACGAACGAAGATATCGTCAGGATCTATCAGGATCTTGAATCACAATTCACTAAGCGTGAAAAGGAACTTGCAGCTACTGTGCTCATCGAAAAGAACATCGGTCTGATAACTTCGACTTTAAAGCACTTTACCACAAACAAGAGGACTAGTTGGGACGAACTTATGCAGGCCGGTCGATACGGTATATTCTATGCTGCAAAAAGATATAAATTCAATGAAGGTACTCAGTTCCATACCTTCGCTGTGTCGCAGATCAAAGCTGCAATACTCGATGAGCTTAACAAAGCAACATCTAACTCGTCGAATCACTACATGATCAACGAAAAAAAGATAAAGATGGCCATAGCCGATATTCAGGCCATTAAAGGAGCTAATTATTATCCTAACGCTGATGAGATAAGATCCTGCATTCTGGCAAACCGAGGTGAAGATATACCTACAACCACCATTGAAAGATGCATGGTTGGCTCTCGTCAAAACGAGGCTCAGTCTCTTGATGATGACAATTTTAATCACTCTATTCCTGACTTGACAGCAACTTGCGAGGAGATTGTTGATCAGCAATATATGAAATCCGACGTTGAAAAGGCTCTTGACAGACTCCCTCCTGCTGAAAGATTTGTACTTATCCATAAGCATGGATTTGTCAACGGTATAGAGTACAGCGACAGTCAGATCGCAAATCTTATGAACCAGCAAGCAATGTTCATAAAGATGAATAAAGGTAAAAAGATCTCCAATTTCATAGTAGGTAAATATGCAAAGAACGGAGAACTCCTTATTTCCAGAGATGCTAAGCTGCAGGTTTATGGACAGAAAGTTTCTGCGCTTGCAAAGGTGAAAGAGGAATGGAATATGGAAACGATATCGACAAAAGCTGCATGTGACTTCTGTGATGAGATCGGTGACAGTATCCTTCGTGACTTTTTCGATAGAAAAGAGTCAATGGATGACGTCATATAA
- a CDS encoding helix-turn-helix domain-containing protein: MSRRKLTDEERIQAVQEYLSGKGSYASIAKKYGVTKETFRQMVVFAKTDGIESVRISHTKKRYSAKTKLKAVTEYLDCKGSQVEICRKYHISSTSVLRKWISCYNSGKDFKERTRSERGITMNKGRKTTQEERAEIVAFCIENGKDYGLAMEKYGVSYQQIYSWVRKYEAKGVEGLTDRRGKAKSEDALTEADRLRMENKILQAKLKDMEMENKLLKKLRELQGGGH, encoded by the coding sequence ATGTCACGAAGAAAACTGACAGATGAAGAAAGAATTCAAGCAGTGCAAGAATATCTTTCAGGAAAAGGGAGCTATGCATCAATAGCCAAGAAATATGGGGTTACAAAAGAAACGTTTAGACAAATGGTAGTTTTCGCAAAAACAGATGGAATAGAATCGGTCAGGATCAGCCATACAAAGAAACGGTATTCAGCGAAAACTAAGTTGAAAGCAGTAACTGAATATCTTGACTGTAAAGGAAGTCAAGTAGAGATATGCCGAAAGTATCATATTTCATCCACAAGTGTTTTAAGAAAGTGGATTTCATGTTATAATAGCGGTAAGGACTTTAAAGAGCGCACACGCTCGGAAAGAGGAATTACCATGAACAAAGGCAGAAAAACAACACAGGAGGAACGTGCGGAGATCGTAGCGTTCTGCATTGAGAACGGCAAGGATTATGGGCTTGCGATGGAGAAATACGGCGTATCCTATCAGCAGATCTATTCCTGGGTACGCAAGTATGAAGCAAAAGGAGTGGAGGGACTCACAGACCGACGTGGCAAGGCAAAGTCGGAAGATGCGCTCACAGAAGCAGACAGGCTTCGTATGGAAAACAAGATACTGCAAGCCAAGCTGAAAGATATGGAAATGGAGAATAAGCTGCTAAAAAAACTCAGGGAGCTTCAAGGGGGTGGTCACTGA
- a CDS encoding IS3 family transposase, translating into MSGVRNEDKYIAIRYMNEAEHYPIQKLCAAVHVARSAYYKWLKRKQSLSQKVNEQLVEWIKQHYEERNGILGYRQMTVVINREHDVHYNKKRIYRLMQILHLKSVTRVKKNTYIPSTPQITAENILNRDFHADKPNEKWLTDVTEFKYYVGSVIKKLYLSAILDLYDRRIVAYKIGDSNNNHLVFSTFDEAIEHNPDAHPIFHSDRGFQYTNKTFHKKLVDAGMIQSMSRVGRCIDNGPMEGWWGVLKSEMYYLRKFTDKTSLIAAIEEYIRYYNTGRYQIKLNSMTPMEFHRAYAA; encoded by the coding sequence CTGAGCGGAGTACGAAACGAGGACAAGTATATTGCGATCAGATACATGAATGAAGCAGAGCATTATCCGATTCAGAAGCTCTGTGCTGCTGTTCACGTCGCACGCTCTGCATATTACAAATGGCTGAAAAGGAAGCAGAGTTTAAGCCAGAAAGTCAATGAACAGCTTGTAGAATGGATCAAACAACACTATGAAGAACGCAATGGTATCTTAGGGTACCGTCAGATGACAGTCGTAATCAACCGTGAGCATGACGTGCATTACAACAAGAAACGGATTTACAGATTAATGCAGATTCTTCATCTGAAATCAGTCACCCGTGTCAAGAAGAATACATATATTCCGTCAACACCGCAGATCACAGCGGAGAATATTCTGAACAGAGATTTCCACGCAGATAAGCCGAATGAGAAGTGGCTCACCGATGTGACAGAGTTCAAATACTATGTCGGTTCGGTCATCAAGAAGTTGTATCTGAGTGCAATTCTGGATCTTTATGACAGACGCATCGTAGCTTACAAAATCGGTGACAGCAATAACAATCATCTTGTATTTTCCACATTTGACGAAGCGATAGAACACAATCCTGATGCCCACCCGATCTTCCACAGTGACAGAGGTTTTCAGTATACCAACAAAACATTTCACAAAAAACTTGTAGATGCAGGAATGATACAGAGTATGTCCCGAGTCGGAAGATGCATAGATAACGGACCGATGGAAGGCTGGTGGGGCGTTCTGAAATCCGAGATGTACTACCTTCGTAAGTTTACAGATAAAACCAGTCTGATCGCAGCGATTGAAGAATACATCAGATACTACAACACTGGTCGGTATCAAATCAAACTGAACAGCATGACACCGATGGAGTTTCACCGGGCGTATGCTGCGTGA